A genomic stretch from Lathyrus oleraceus cultivar Zhongwan6 chromosome 2, CAAS_Psat_ZW6_1.0, whole genome shotgun sequence includes:
- the LOC127118486 gene encoding shewanella-like protein phosphatase 1, translating into MASLCMNSSLPLSPSSHPRNLTQTSLSSSSSSSLFVDNNNNNHHHNSLRTTSTLKPIVVSGNPPTFVSAPGRTILAVGDLHGDLKQARSALEMAGVLSPDGQDLWTGGENVLVQLGDILDRGEDEIAILSLLRSLEKQAKENGGAVFQVNGNHETMNVEGDFRYVESGGFDECSDFMEYINNSEDDWEETFTGWVDVSEKWKGDRAMSTSNWGPWNLVKRQKGVIARSILFRPGGPLACELARHAVVLKVNDWVFCHGGLLPHHVAYGLERMNKEVSEWMRDPSKNDSTFQLPFIATRGYDSVVWNRLYSRDSPDLMDYEANQVCSILEETLQAVGAKAMVVGHTPQTTGVNCKYNCSIWRVDVGMSSGVLNSRPEVLEIIDDKARVIRSERDTYSELQAAAYT; encoded by the exons ATGGCATCCCTATGTATGAACTCATCGTTACCACTCTCTCCATCTTCTCATCCTCGCAACCTCACCCAAACCTCTctttcttcttcatcatcttcttctcTGTTTGTTgataacaacaacaacaatcatcatcataACAGCCTTAGAACAACAAGTACCTTGAAGCCTATTGTTGTTAGTGGAAACCCTCCCACTTTTGTTTCCGCTCCCGGTCGCACTATTCTCGCTG TTGGAGATCTTCATGGAGATCTTAAGCAAGCTAGATCTGCACTTGAAATGGCTGGTGTGTTGAGCCCTGACGGTCAAGACTTGTGGACCGGTGGAGAAAAT GTGTTGGTTCAACTTGGAGATATATTAGATCGAGGTGAAGATGAAATCGCTATCCTGTCCTTGCTACGGTCATTGGAGAAACAGGCAAAAGAAAACGGTGGAGCTGTGTTTCAG GTAAATGGAAACCATGAGACGATGAATGTGGAAGGGGATTTCAGATACGTTGAATCTGGTGGATTTGATGAATGTAGTGATTTCATGGAATATATCAATAATTCTGAAGATGACTGGGAAGAAACATTTACTGGTTGGGTCGATGTATCTGAAAAGTGGAAAGGAGATCGAGCAATGTCAACAAGTAATTGGGGGCCTTGGAATTTAGTGAAG AGGCAAAAGGGAGTCATTGCTCGATCAATCCTCTTTAGGCCGGGTGGGCCACTGGCATGCGAGCTTGCAAGACACGCCGTTGTGCTTAAAGTTAATGATTGGGTCTTCTGTCATGGCGGCCTTCTTCCTCACCACG TTGCATATGGCTTAGAGCGGATGAACAAAGAAGTGTCTGAGTGGATGCGAGATCCAAGTAAGAATGACAGTACTTTCCAACTCCCTTTCATTGCCACCAGGGGTTATGACAGTGTTGTTTGGAATCGGTTGTATTCAAGAGACTCACCGGATTTGATGGACTATGAGGCTAATCAG GTATGTTCCATTCTCGAGGAAACACTGCAAGCAGTTGGTGCTAAGGCTATGGTGGTGGGACATACTCCTCAAACTACGGGTGTAAATTG TAAATACAATTGTAGCATATGGCGCGTAGATGTTGGAATGTCCAGCGGAGTCCTTAATTCAAGACCAGAG GTTCTAGAAATTATAGACGACAAAGCAAGAGTTATCAGGAGCGAAAGGGATACATACAGCGAACTTCAAGCGGCTGCATATACTTAA
- the LOC127118485 gene encoding cytochrome P450 83B1 → MSPFVILSFALFLFFFLFKKHKTTSEKPTLPPGPKGLPFIGNLHQLDSSSLGVNFHELSKKYGSLIFLKLGSRPTLVVSSAKMAKQVMKTHDIEFCNRPSLISHMKFSYNGLDQVFAPYREYWRHTKKLSFIQFLSVKRVTMYSSVRKYEVTQMVKKISKQYADSNKPVNLHDLLTCLTSAIVCRTAFGRRFEDEGTERSMFHDLLKEAQEMTISFFYTDYLPFLGGIVDKFTGMMGRLEQTFKSLDGFFQSIVDEHLDPERKKLHPHEEDVIDALIDLKNDPYCSMDLSSEHIKPLIMNMLLAGTDTIASAVVWAMTALMKDPRVMKKVQEEIRKVFGGKGFIEEEDVQKLPYLKAVIKETMRLYPSLPILLPRETMKECEIEGYTIPNKTLVFVNAWAIHRDPEAWKNPEEFYPERFIGSDIDFKGQDFELIPFGSGRRVCPGLNMAVATVDLLLANLLYLFDWEMPEGVKREDIDLDGLPGLVQHKKHPLCLVAKTRIACV, encoded by the exons ATGTCACCCTTTGTTATTCTCTCTTTTGCTCTCTTCCTATTCTTCTTCTTGTTCaaaaaacacaaaacaacatCTGAAAAACCAACACTTCCACCAGGTCCTAAAGGCCTTCCTTTCATTGGAAACTTACACCAGCTTGATAGCTCATCTCTTGGTGTAAACTTCCATGAACTCTCAAAGAAATATGGATCTTTAATCTTCCTTAAACTTGGTTCAAGACCAACACTTGTTGTTTCATCGGCTAAAATGGCGAAACAAGTAATGAAAACACACGACATCGAGTTTTGTAACCGACCCTCTTTAATCAGCCATATGAAATTCTCTTATAATGGATTAGACCAAGTGTTTGCACCGTATAGAGAATATTGGAGACACACCAAAAAACTTTCCTTCATCCAATTTCTTAGTGTCAAAAGAGTCACAATGTATTCTTCGGTTCGAAAATATGAGGTGACTCAAATGGTGAAGAAGATATCAAAACAATATGCTGATTCTAACAAACCTGTCAACCTGCATGATCTTCTTACTTGTCTTACAAGCGCGATCGTTTGTAGGACAGCGTTCGGGAGGAGGTTTGAAGACGAAGGAACTGAGCGAAGCATGTTTCATGATTTGCTTAAAGAAGCTCAGGAAATGACGATTTCGTTCTTTTACACGGATTATTTACCTTTTCTTGGAGGGATTGTTGATAAGTTTACTGGAATGATGGGTCGTCTTGAGCAAACGTTCAAGTCTTTGGATGGATTTTTTCAGAGTATTGTTGATGAGCATCTTGATCCTGAAAGGAAGAAGTTGCATCCACATGAAGAGGATGTAATTGACGCTTTGATTGATTTGAAGAATGATCCTTACTGCTCAATGGATCTCAGTTCTGAACACATCAAACCCTTGATCATG AATATGTTGTTGGCGGGGACGGACACAATTGCGTCCGCGGTAGTTTGGGCGATGACAGCGCTAATGAAGGATCCAAGAGTGATGAAGAAAGTACAAGAAGAGATTCGAAAAGTATTTGGAGGGAAGGGTTTTATAGAGGAAGAAGATGTTCAAAAGCTTCCATATCTGAAAGCAGTTATAAAAGAAACAATGAGATTGTACCCATCTTTGCCTATTCTTTTACCTAGAGAAACCATGAAAGAGTGCGAAATCGAAGGGTACACAATTCCGAACAAGACATTAGTGTTCGTGAACGCTTGGGCGATTCATAGAGATCCAGAAGCATGGAAGAATCCAGAAGAGTTTTATCCAGAGAGATTTATAGGAAGTGATATAGATTTCAAAGGACAAGATTTCGAGCTGATTCCGTTTGGTTCGGGGCGAAGAGTTTGCCCCGGGTTAAACATGGCGGTTGCTACGGTGGATCTTTTACTTGCTAATCTTCTCTATTTGTTTGATTGGGAAATGCCTGAAGGAGTAAAGAGGGAAGATATAGATCTTGATGGTCTTCCAGGACTTGTTCAACACAAGAAACATCCTCTGTGCCTTGTTGCTAAGACTAGAATTGCATGTGTGTGA